CCTGCCCCTCGCCGTCCGGAAACTGGATAGCCACGGGGTTGGTCCGCAATTTTTGGACCATGGAATCGAGTACCCTCGTGAAGTCCGCGCCCAGCCGATCCATCTTGTTGACGAAGGCGAGTTTGGGCACATGATAGGACTCGGACTGCCGCCAGACCGTTTCGGACTGAGGCTCCACGCCGCTGACCCCGCAGAACACGCCCACGGCTCCGTCGAGCACACGCAGGGATCGCTCCACCTCGATGGTGAAATCCACATGGCCCGGCGTGTCGATGATATTGATCATGCACGGGTCCCACTGACAGGAGGTCACGGCCGAGGTGATGGTGATGCCGCGCTCCTGTTCCTCGGGCATATAGTCCATGGTGGCCGTGCCTTCATGGACCTCCCCGATACGATGTATTTTCCCGGAATAATAAAGAATTCTCTCGGTCAATGTGGTCTTTCCGGCATCAATGTGCGCGATGATGCCGATATTGCGGAGGTTGCCGAGAACCTTCGCCGAAGGGGCGTTGCTCTTGCTCACGATCAGTCTCCGATGGTCCAGGCGGTGCGATGGAAAAGGAAAAAATCGGATTGCAGTTCGGGCCAGACCCAACACCCTTCCTGGCCGGGTCCCAGAACCAGCCGGGCACGGTCGAGGGTCTCGCCGACACGGTCGGCCGGGGCGTAGGCCACGTCGCGAACCGCATCCAGAAAAGCCGAAAAAGAATCCCCGCCGCGCGTGAAGCCGTCGGGCAGGGGCACGTCCGCCCCGAACACGGTGAATGCGGTGTCGGGATGGATAAAGGCCAGAGCGTCGAGGTCGAAGGTCGCGTCATCGTCCAGAAACAGGACGGCGTTACGCCCGAAGACCGGCCGGTACACGGCCAGCCCGGCCCGTTCGGGACAGGCCGCCGGGTCGGCGGTCAGGTCGATTACCGCCCCACTCGCACCAGCCTCGGCCAGGCGATCCAGCAACTCGGCCAGCCCGTTGCGGTCAAGATCGGCCACCAATTCCTGTCCGGCCAATTCCATGGCCGTAAGCAGGCCAGGCGCCCACGCCTCTTCGACGTCCAGGCGGACCGCCAGGATCCGTCGCACGCCGCAGGCCACGGCGGGCACCAGGGAGGCCAGCAACCGGGCCGGGGAAGTCAGGGTCCCGTCAAACAGGACCAAGGCGAAATCCACGGGAGCGAACCGGCTGACCGAATCGAACCCGCCCCGCCAGCGCGTCGCAACTTCGCGGGCCGCGTCCTTGCGCGGGCCATACCAGTCGTACAGCCGGGCGATGCAGGTCTTCATCAGGGCGCGCTCCCCGTCCGTGGAAATCCCGTAGGCGTCCGCGAACAAGGCATCGTCCACCAGGGACTCGCCAATCAGATCGGGAAGAGACAGTTCCGATTCACGCATGGGACAGGCCGACGGATGAAGGGTTGAGCGGCATCTAGAGCCACTGCTTGAGCCAGCGCTTCCAACTCCCCTGGATACGCGCCCGCTCGTCCTCGGACAGGGTCTTCTGGTATTCGAAATAGGAATATTCGGCCCGTTTTATGGCGTAGTCGCGCAAGTCGGGAATGTCCGAAAAATTCTCCACCACATACTGATAGCGGTGCCACGCCGGACCGAACTGGTCCGTGCGCCAAAAGAAGTCGGCCACGAAGATCTCGTGCTCCGCCAGAATGCGGCGGCTCTTGAGAATCATCTTCTTGCCCGCTTCGGCGTACTGGGACTTGGGGTAGGTTTCCACCAGCCGGTAGAGGTACTCCAGGCCTTCTTTGATGTTTTCCTGCCGCCGGTCGATGGTCCGGAACATGGACACATCCGTGTTGGCGATCTGGTAAAGGACGTAGGGGATGTTCTCGTTGCTCGGATGCAGCGCCTCGAACTCCTTGTATGCATCCAGGGCGTGCACGTAATCCTCGTCAAGGAAATAGGCATCGCCCAACGCCAGCTCGCCCTTGAGAGAGAACGGGCTGAACGGGAAACGATCCTTGAGTTTCGAGAAGTATTCCTGGGCGTCCCCGTAGTCCTTCTCGTCCATGGCCGCCATGCCCGCCTCGTACAGCTCCTGGGCCGTATCCTCGGGCGGAGGCAGAAAATAGCTGTCGATCCAGATGCACCCCGAAAGGGACAAGAGGACGACCATAAGGACGGGGGCCAATATTCGACGCATGGGGACTCCTAGTCCAGTTGCTCAAGATAGGAAAAGGCGGCGGTGGCGGCGGTCGCCCCGTCGCCCACGGCGGAAGCCACCTGACGGCACATCTTCGCCCGGATGTCGCCGGCGGCGAAGATGCCCGGCACGTTGGTGCGCATCTCGACATCGGTGATCACGCCGTTGCGCTCCATCTCGATATCCCCGGGTACGAAGTCGATGATCGGCTCGAACCCGATGAAGATGAAGACGCCGTCGAGTTCGAGCCTGGACTGTTCGCCGCTCTCGACATTACGCAGGGCCAGGGACTCCACGTCGCTCTCACCCAGGATCTCCTCCACCACGGTATTGCGGATGATCTCGATCTTCTGGTTGGTGAAGCACTTATCCTGATAGCAGACCTGGCCACGGAAGTCCTGCCGCCGGTGAATCAGATAGACCTTGTTCACTAGGCGGGACAGGTACAGGGCCTCTTCGAGGGCGGAGTTGCCGCCGCCGACGACGGCCACATTCCGGCCTCGAAAAAAGTTGCCGTCACACAGGGCGCAATAGGAGACGCCCCGCCCGATCAGGCGGTCCTCGCCGGGCACGCCGAGCTTGCGGTAGCGGGAGCCGGTGGCCAGAACCACGGCCTTGCCCCGAATCTCCTGGTCGCCCACCGTGACGGTGTGCCAGGGCGCACCGACCTTGATGGAGCGGACCTCGTCGTTGATCCGGTGCAGATCGTAATCCTCAAGGTGGTCGGCGAATTTGTCCGCCAATTCCCACCCCTGGAGCCCCTTGGGAAAACCGGGATAATTCTCGATCTCCGAGGTCATCAGAACCTGCCCGCCGGGGGACAGTTTCTCGACCATGGCGGTTTTCACTCCGGCCCGTAAAAGATAAAGGGCAGCCGTCATTCCTGCCGGGCCGCCCCCTATGACTACGGCGTCATAAGTTTCCATGAATTACAGCGCCTTTTTCTTGATCATTTCCTTAATGCTGCTCTTGGAAACCGCACCGGTGGACTGATCAAGCACTTCGCCGTCCTTGAACAGGATCAAGGTGGGGATGGCGCGAATGCCATACTTGCCCGGCGTAGCGGAGTTTTCGTCAACGTTCATCTTGACGATCTTGATCTGACCCTCGAATTCCTCGGCCAGTTCATCGATAACGGGCCCCATGGCGCGGCAGGGACCGCACCAAGGCGCCCAGAAGTCGATAAGGACCGGGATGTCGCTCTGCAGAACGTCCTGCTCAAAAGTACCGTCGGTAATCTGATTCGCCATGAAATTCTCCTTTTTTTGCTCGGCCGGAGGCCAGCGTATTCTCATGGTCCGGCAAGGCCGGGGCGGCGCCACGCCGCAATTGTTTTCGCAATTTATTTAAAATAGGTCCGCATGTACCCTACTGTCAAGGAGTGCCCGGAATTTTCATGTCCCGTCACCCCTTTGGGGCCGCCCGTTCCCAGTCCAGCGGAACGATACGCCCCCGGGGTATGGCCTCAAGATCGAGTCCATGTCGGCACCCCGCCTTGGCGAGCAGCCAGCCCGCATGGGCGATCATGGCCCCGTTGTCCGTGCACAGGGACAGGCTCGGCAGGGTCAATGCCAACCCATGCCCGTCGGCCACGGTGCGCATGGCCTCGCGGACGCCCGTATTGGCGGCCACCCCTCCAGCCACGATCAGACTCCGGACCGCCCCTACCCGCTTCAATGCGCGTTCCACCTTGATGCGCAGCGTGTCGGCCACGGCCCAGTTGAACGAGGCGCAAACCCGGGCCAGGGCGGCCCGCCGTTCTCCCGGCAGATCGGCCACGGCCTGCGGATCGGCCATGGTTTCAAAAACCAGCTCAGGATGGTCGGCCACATGATTGGCCACGGCGGTCTTGAGTCCGCTGAAACTGAAATCCAAAGTGGGATTGTCGATGTAGGGCCGGGGGAACAGGCCCGTATCCGGCTCTGCCTCCCGTGCCAGATCGTCGATAAATCGTCCGCCGGGATAGGGAAAATTCAGCATCTTGGCGGTCTTGTCAAAGGCCTCCCCGGCGGCGTCGTCCAGCGTCCGGCCGAGCAGTTCGAACTCCGTCGGCGACTGGATCAGGTAGGTATGGGTGTGCCCGCCCGAAACAAGCAGCCCCAGGGCCGGGAAACGAAGCTCCCCTTCCAGCCCCGGCGCGAGCAAGTGCGCCCAGAGATGATTGACCCCGATCAGGTCCGTTCCGGAGGCCAGGCAAAGCCCCTTGGCGAAGCTCACGCCCACCAGCAGACTGCCGAGCAGCCCCGGGCCACGCGCCACCGCCACGCCGTCCAGGTCCTCGGCGCGCAGGCCGGTCGCGTCCATAAGCTGACGATAGAGCCGGGGCAGAACCCGCAGATGCTCCCGGGAGGCGATTTCCGGAACCACGCCGCCAAACAGGGCGTGGGTGTCCACCTGGGTGGCCAGCCGTTCGCCCAGCAAACGGCCGTCCTCCACCAGCGCCACGGCGGTTTCGTCACAGGAGGTCTCGATGCCGAGGATGCGCATCAGCGGTTCTTTTTTCTCCGCGATTCGGATTCATAGATTTCCTGGACGACCCGGACGTCGTTGCGCGAGCCGCAGAAAAAGGGAATGCGCTGGTGCAGATGGTCGGGCTCGATGTCCAAGACCCGGTTATGGCCGTCGATGGCCAGGCCGCCCGCCTGCTCCACGAGAAAGGCCATGGGGTTGCACTCGCAGAGCAGCCGCAGCTTGCCCGAAGGCTTCTTGGGATCACGCAGGTCGGCGGGATACAGGAAGATGCCGCCGTAGAGGAGATTACGGTGGAAATCGGCCACCAGAGAACCGATGTACCGGCCCGAGTATGGCTTGCGCAGGGCGTTCTGAGGCGATTTGAAATAGGCCAGGACCTGCTTGGTATGGCGGTCCCAGTACCGCTCGTATCCCTCGTTGACAGAGTATATCTTGCCCTGTTCCGGGATGCGGATGTTGGGATGCGAAAGCAAAAACTCGCCCACGCTCGGATCCAGGGTGAAGCCATGCACGCCGTCGCCGCAGGTGAAGACCAGCATGGTCGAGGAGCCGTAGAGCACATAGCCGGCGGCTACCTGTTCGCAGCCCTTCTGGAGCACGTCGCTGGACATGAGCGCGGCGGCCGGGTCGCTCTTGCGTTTGAAAATGGAAAAAATGGTCCCGATATTGACGTTGACGTCAATATTCGAAGAGCCGTCCAGGGGGTCGAAGATGATGATGTATTCGCCGCGCGGCAGGGACTCGGGCACCTCGATGATGTCCGCGTTCTCCTCGCTGGCCATGGCGCAGAGCACGCCCGACCGGGCCAGCCGATGGATCAGGATGCGATTGGCGTATTCGTCGAGCTTCTTGACTTCCTCGCCCTGGACGTTGATGTCGCCCGTGAAGCCGAGGATGTCCACCAGCCCCGCCTTGTTCACGGCGCGGCCGATGATCTTGGCGGACAGGACGAGTTCGTTGAAAAGCCGCGTAAATTGGCCGGTTGCTCCCGGCACCATCTTCTGGTGCAGGAGGATGTGCTCGGTGACGGTTACCTGCTGCGGCATCTGTTTACCCTCTCGGTTGTTATGCGCGCTCAAAACGGCCACCAGCTTCCCTCAGCTTTGGGGTCCACGCTCTCTGTGGCGTACACATACTGGTCCTTGCCCACATACCGTGTCAGCCAGGTGTAATATCGGTTGCCCACCTGGACCTGCCCGTGGACCTCGCTCTTGAGGATGTCTTCCCAATCCACGGCCAGCATGGCCTTCTTGTCCACGTCCGCACCCAGGGTCCAGACGTTGTGGCCCGGATGGATGACGATCAGGGCCGTGGGATCCGGGCACAGGCGCAGGAGCGAACGGGGGTCGAAGCCCACACCGATCAGGCCGCCGAACTTGATGTCCTCGAAATAGGGCCGCCCGATGTACATCTCCGGGCCGAGGTCGGAATAGTCCACCACGGTCAACAGGCTGACCTCGCGCCAGACGCCCTCGAAGACCAACGGCTTGCTGATGCGCTTCACCGGCAATTCGGGCTGCATGAAAATGATGGTCCCCTCTTCATCCGTGACCAAAACCCGATCCACCCACGGGAAGCGGGCCATGAGCAGGTCGAGCCAGTCGACGCCGGGCATGGTGTCCGTGTCGTCCACGAAACGGATCAGCGAAGTCAGCGGACCGTCAACCGGGGAGATAAGCTTGGCCAGCTTCTCCTGGTTGGGATTGGTGAATTGATAGCTGTCGGTATCAATGGTCGGCGGCGGATCCACGAAGTCTCGCGTGGTCTGCCAGGTTTCCTTGGTGTATTCGGCGGTGGAATCCCACATACCGCAACCGCCGAGCAATGTCGCGACGGCCAGAATCGTCAAAAATAAATATCGCATATTCCCGCTTTCGTGCATGACCGCTCCGCACCTCGGCGCGGACGTCCATTGCTGGTTTGCCTAACCTTGGACTCGGGCTTCGAATCTGGAAGCCAGGGTTTCGAGGGTGCTGATCAGCCGGTTCTTGGCATGAACGCTGAAGGCGTCCGCTTCCTCGCCCGGCCCGTTGCCGTCCCGGCGGTGCTCCAACTGGACGATTCGGTCGCGCAGTTCGGCGCGCCGCTCGTCGGACACGGTTGATTGCAACAAATCCCGATAGATTTCAAGTGCCCCTTCCACATCGCCCTGAGATGCGAGCAGGTCGGCCATGGTCTTGGTCCGGAAAGATCCCGTGCCGGGCCGGAAGTCGCGGCGCTCGCCGTCGTCGTCATCGTAACGCCGGTCTACCTCTGGCAGCCTGAAGGGCGGCGGGCAGTCCACCGGGGGCGGCAGGGGCGCGCCCACCAGTCGATCGGCCAAGGTGCCGATGCCTTCAAAGACCACGTCGGTCCACTTGATGACATCGCCGGAAAGGTTGGAGGCGACCAGCATCAGGAAGACGGCCAGGTCGCGCTGTTCCGGGGGCAAGCTCCGAGCCCAGCCGCGCCAGAAGGCGGGATAGTCCCGCAACGGGTTGATGACCCGCTCCAACTGCTCGTGGACCTCGGCCTCGCGGTCGAGTTCGGTCAACAGCTCCACCAGGAGCATGCGCGCCTCAAGGTAGTCGGGGTGTCTGTCCAGCCCCTGACGCAACGTCTTGACCGCGTCCTCCGGCTGTCCGTTCTCCACGAAGAGCTTGGCGAGAGGGAAAAAGACCCGGGAACCGGGTTCCAGGGAGAGAACTTCCTGATACCATTCAATTTTCTTGCACATCGACGGCGTCTCCGCGAGGTTGGCCCTTCTCATCCGGGAATATATATAACAGCTCGTCCTTCTTTACGAAATTCATTCTCTCTCGAATGACCTTCTCCTGGTAGGCCTTGTCCGACTTGAGCTTGCGAATCTCCTGGCTCAGGTCCAGACTCCGGGTGTCCACCGCGTCGATCTTCTGTCGCAGAACCTCATACCGGTTCTTCAATTCCAGGTAGGCGAACACCCCCTGGTCGCTCCAGATCAACCGAGTCAACAGAAAAAGGTTGATGCAGACCAGCAGCACCGCGAATATCATTTTGCCGCGCATGGTTACTGTAGCCGACGCTCTGCCCTGGCACGGGGCTTACGGCGCGAGAGCGGTCCCTGCAACTCCCTGAGGAAATTCGACGTTGCCGTCTCGATGCGCTCCACATCCGACTCGCTCAACTCAACCTCGTCGATCCGTTCGAGGAACGACTTGAGCACGACGAATTCGTCCAGGAGGGAGTGGCCGTTTTCCAATTGCTCCAGCTGGGACTCGAGATCGAGAATGGTCTGGAGGCAGTTGGTTATGCGGACAAGATGTTTGACCGAGCTGGAATCCGACATAGGCATCTCTCAGAAATGTTTGTCTCTCTTCGCCTTGTAACCTTTTTTTCGAGATCTTGTACAGTTATGCCATAGCAAAACTAGCATGTTACCCCCCCCCTGTCATCCCTGAATTTCCTTAATCCGAACGAGATGTTGCAAGGCAAACCGCAATGCGGTCCAGGCGGTTCTCGATTTTTTCTAGACTAGTCCGGCGCGACCGATCGGGCCCGCCTTTCGACGCGACCGGCCCGGCCTTCCCGGTCAGCCCTCTTCCGGAGTCCCGATCCACTTCCTGTAGAAATTGTACAGGTAGTGGCCGCCGGAAACCACGGTCAGGATGAGCGCGACGTACAACAGCACAATTCCCGTGGGCCGGGGATCCCAACCAAAGAAGGGATAATGGAAGATCAGCATGCCCACGGCCAGGGCCTGACTCAGGGTCTTGGCCTTGCCCAGCCTGTCCGCGGCGATGACCTCGCCCTGCTCCGCAGCCACGGCGCGCATGCCCGTCACCGCCAACTCGCGGCAGATGATGATGATCACCACCCAGGCGGGCACGCCCCACCCCGGCCCGAGCCTGACCAGCATGATCAGGGCCGAGCCGATGAGCAGCTTGTCGGCCAGGGGGTCGAGGAACTTGCCCAAGTTGGTGATGGCGTTCTGACCCCGGGCGATCTTGCCGTCGAAATAGTCCGTGACGCAGGCCAGGAAATACAGGCCGAAGGCGAAGTAGGAACCAAATTTGAAGCCGAACCACATCTCGAAGTAGAGCAGCAGCACGATGAAAGGCGCCGCCAGGATCCGGGCCATGGTCAGACAGTTGGGAAGATTGAAGACTTTTTTTCTATTCATCGTTCCCGCCTTAGGTATTTGTTGTCGAGGCCGCCTCTAGGCTATTCTGGGCAGCCGCCGCGATCGTGTCCGCCAGTTCGATGAATGCGCGTTTGGCGAAGGATTCGTCTTCCAGAAGGACCACCGGAGTACCCAGGTCCCCCGCCACCACTGTGGCCGGGTCCAGCGGGATGGCGCCGAGGAAGTCCAGGCCGTACTTCTCGGCCAGGGCTTTGCCTCCGCCCTTTTTGAACAGGTCGATGGACTGGTGGCAGTGCGGGCAGATCAGTCCGCTCATGTTCTCCACCACGCCGAGGATCGGGGCCTTGGCGTACTGAAGGAAATTGATGGACTTGCGCACGTCGGACAGAGAAACCTCCTGAGGCGTGGTCACCACCACGGACAGAGCATCCGGGATGGTCTTGAGCACGGTCATGGGCTCATCGCCGGTGCCCGGAGGGGAGTCGACCACCAGAAAATCCAGTTCGCCCCACTGCACGTCGGAGATGAACTGGCGGATGGCCGAGGTTTTCATGGGACCGCGCCAGAGCACGGCCTGATCCGGATCCTTGAGCAGGGACTCCATGGAAACCACGTGGAGATTCTCGTTGTATTCCTTGGGAAGGATCAGGGACCCCCGGTCGATGTCCAGGGTGCCGGAGATGCCCAGCAGGGTCGGGACCGAGGGGCCGTGGATGTCCACGTCCAGCAGGCCGACCTTGTAGCCCTTGGCGGCCAGGGCCGCGGCCACGTTGACCGAAACCGAGCTTTTGCCGACCCCGCCCTTGCCGCTCATGATGAACAGCTTGTACTTGATCTTTTCCAGGGTGGACTTGATCATCTCATCCTGGATTTTCATCTTGGCGCTTGCCTTGCCGTCGCCCCCGCCGCCGCAGGAACCCGAACTGCACTCACTCATATCTTCTTCTCGCTTTATCGCTTTCTCCCGCAAAGGAGACCCTATTTCATTGCGTGCGGTCGGACAACCGCTCCAAAACACACACGGCGAGCACGCCCGCCGCGAACAACCCCAGGGCCAGGACAACGTCCCAACTGAATCCGTCGGGGAAGACGTTCTGCGCGCGCAGCACGTGCATCTTCCCACGAATGACCGTGGATTCCAAGACTTCTTTCCAGGGCCAGACTTTTCGCAACGCCCCGATCATGAACCCGGTCAACACGCTCACCGTGGCGGCGTGCCACCGGGCGAGCAGAAAATGCAACACCCTGGAAAAAAAGACGATGCCCACCACCGCTCCCGCCGCGAAAGTCGAAATGACCACAAAGTTGTCCCACAGGAACGGATTCTTGAGGGTCCGGGTCACGTATTCATACTTACCGAGCATGAGCAGCAGGAAGGCCCCGCTGATGCCCGGCAGGATCATGGCGCAGATGGCGATGGCCCCGCACAGAAAGATGAAAGCCGAGGTTTCCGGCGTGGACACGGGAATCATGCCCACCAGCAGATAGCTGCCCGCCGCCCCCAGCAGGACGAAGCCCAGGTTGATCGCGTTCAGGGGTTTGATTTCCCGCCCAACCACAAAGATGGAAGCCGTGACGAGCCCGAAAAACAGGGACCAGATCTCCACCGGGCGGTTGTTGAGCATGTAGTTCATGACCCCGGCCATGGTCACCACGGCGGTGAGGATGCCGAAGAGCAGACAGGCCAGAAAGCGCAAATGCACCTCGGCCAGCGCACCGGTCAGGTCCAGGCGCAACAGCCGGCGTACGAACAGCACGTCGAAGGATCGGATGGCATCCACCAATTGGGCATAGATGCCGGTGATGAAGGCGATGGTCCCGCCGGATACGCCGGGGATGATGTCCGCCCCGCCCATGCACAGTCCCTTGAGCCAGAGCAGTGCGGCCTCGCGCGGGGTGCGCGGCCCGGGGCTGGCCATGAAGGCCGCCCGGAAGGTCATCCGTCCGTCTCCATCCGCCCTACCAGCCATGGCTGCCCACCAGATCGACAAAGGCCACGCCGCCCCTGTCCTCGCGAGTAACCCGGCCGTCCTTCTTCTCCACCAGGATCAGACTCTGGTTGCGCCGGGACGCACCCACCGGAATGAGCATACGGCCGGGATCGGCCAGTTGGTCCACCAGCGGAGCGGGCACTTCGGGACCGCCCGCCGTGACGATGATCCGGTCGAAGGGCGCTTCGCCGGGCCAGCCCATGGTCCCGTCGTCCAGCTTGAGCTTGACCGAAAACATGCGCATATCCATGAACCGCTTGCGCGCGGCGTGAAAAAGCTTCTTGATGCGCTCCACGGTGTAGACCTCGGCCCCCATCTGGGCCAAAACCGCCGCCTGGTAGCCGGACCCGGTGCCGATTTCGAGCACCTTCATGCCCGGCTCCACCTGCAGAAGCTCCGACATGAGCGCCACTATGTAGGGCTGGGAGATGGTCTGCCCTTCGCCGATGGGCAACGGCCCGTCGCTGTAGGCCTTGTAGGCCAGGGCCTCTTCCACGAACAAATGGCGCGGCAGTTCGCGCATGGCCGCAAGCACGCGCTCGTCCGTCACGCCGCGTGCCTGAATCTGGTCGCGCACCATGCGCTCCCTGAGCCTTACCGGATCAACCATCGTCTCTCCTGGGAATACGGCGTTCCATGAACGAAAACACCTGCGGGATGCTGAACAGATTTTACCCGCCAAGTCAACTCGGGGGCTAAAGAATACCCGGAAAGGGAGCAGAAATCTTGACACATTTCCCGCATTGGCGGAAACTGAGGATAGATTCAGGAGGGCCTATGCTGAAGGTAAGAGATCTCATGTCGTCGCCGGTTTTTTCCCTCAGGGAAAACGACTCGCTGCATAGCGCGCGGGAGCTCATGGACCTGCAGCGCATCCGGCACATTCCCATCGTCACCGTGGACAACGTCTTCACCGGGCTCATCACCCACCGGGACATCCTGTCCGCGACCATCTCCAAGCTGGCGGAACTTGACCCCGAAACCCAGAAGGAGATCGACGCGGGCATCCCCATCCACGAAATCATGCGCGCGGACGTCGTCTCGGTGACGCCCGACATGTCCCTCAAGGAAGCCGCCCGGCTCCTGCTCAACCACAAATACGGCTGTCTGCCCGTGGTTGAAGGCGGCGGTCTGGTCGGCATCGTCACCGAAGCCGACTTCCTGCGCCTGACCATCAACCTCATGGAGGGGCTGGAGCAGGACGACTGACGCCGTCCCGCCGGGATCCGCCTTTTCGCGAAAGCATCGAAAACGGCCCGCCCCCACGCCCTGGATTTTTCCCCTGACACTCCCCTGTCGCGCTTTCGGTGCGGGCTTTTGTCCTTCTTTCCTTGTGTCCGCTCTGGGAGTATTATAGAAATAGTCTAGATTTAATCACATAGGAAGTACCATGAACAACGAGACCAGCCTGAATAAAAAGAAAAGCGGCGGCAAGCTCCCCCTGGGGGGACTGCTCACCATCATCATCCTCTTGGCCCTGTGCGCCGGGGTATTCATGATTTTCCGCGACACTACGCCCCCGGTGGTGACCATCTCGCCCGACGCGGACCAACTGGGCAAGGGATCCGTCTTGACCGTCAAGGTGGACGATGACGGCAGCGGTCTGAAGTCCCTGGAGGTCTACGCCGTCCAAGGCGGCAAACGCACCCCCCTGGTCGCCAAGACCTATCCCGGCGGCATCATGCAGGTCCAGGAGGACATCGTCCTGGATGCCACCCCCCTCGCCGAGGGCGAGTTCTCCATTGAGGCCACGGCCCAGGACGCATCCCTCTATCCCTTCGGCGCGGCGGGCGCGACCAAGGCGGCCAAGACCTACTCCTTGGACCTGACTCCGCCGCGAATCTATGTGGAATCCCCGGTCAACAATCTGAACCAAGGCGGGGCCGGGCTGATGGTCTACGCCCTGAGCGAAGAAGCGGCCAGCACGGGCATCCAGGTGGGCGAGCGGTTCTTCCCGGCCCATCTCCAGCCCGGACATCCCGGCAAGTTCCTCTACTACTGCCTGTTCGCCCACCCCTGGGACGTCTCAGTCAAGGACTTCCAGCCGTTCATCACCGCCTCGGATGCGGCC
The sequence above is drawn from the Desulfovibrio sp. Huiquan2017 genome and encodes:
- a CDS encoding CBS domain-containing protein, with translation MLKVRDLMSSPVFSLRENDSLHSARELMDLQRIRHIPIVTVDNVFTGLITHRDILSATISKLAELDPETQKEIDAGIPIHEIMRADVVSVTPDMSLKEAARLLLNHKYGCLPVVEGGGLVGIVTEADFLRLTINLMEGLEQDD
- a CDS encoding M23 family metallopeptidase → MNNETSLNKKKSGGKLPLGGLLTIIILLALCAGVFMIFRDTTPPVVTISPDADQLGKGSVLTVKVDDDGSGLKSLEVYAVQGGKRTPLVAKTYPGGIMQVQEDIVLDATPLAEGEFSIEATAQDASLYPFGAAGATKAAKTYSLDLTPPRIYVESPVNNLNQGGAGLMVYALSEEAASTGIQVGERFFPAHLQPGHPGKFLYYCLFAHPWDVSVKDFQPFITASDAAGNSAKRSFSYHTNPRAFRHDKISLSDSFMEQTIPEFQGLIPNRGSLLAQYLYINNIIRKENRAKLVEFSHQTSPTMLWSGPFVRLPNAANRARFADARDYMYKGKKVDFQTHLGLDLASVQHAPVPAGNDGRVVYADFLGIYGNVVVLDHGLGLQSLYAHLSSIAVHPGDMVTKGQIIAHTGATGLAGGDHLHYGITVGGIPTQPIEWWDGTWIKHNITSKLR
- a CDS encoding protein-L-isoaspartate(D-aspartate) O-methyltransferase, which produces MVDPVRLRERMVRDQIQARGVTDERVLAAMRELPRHLFVEEALAYKAYSDGPLPIGEGQTISQPYIVALMSELLQVEPGMKVLEIGTGSGYQAAVLAQMGAEVYTVERIKKLFHAARKRFMDMRMFSVKLKLDDGTMGWPGEAPFDRIIVTAGGPEVPAPLVDQLADPGRMLIPVGASRRNQSLILVEKKDGRVTREDRGGVAFVDLVGSHGW